The stretch of DNA ACTTTTTACTCAGCCAtcacattgacgaacggtttgttgtgttggaaactagactcgatgaacttcaatttggacaaaagaaacacaccaaaactcctcatattgcAGGAGATATACTTTCCCCAATCTGGACCAAAATCCTgttcgaaaattttgccaaattttaccaaagttcccacaaactccattcctttatttgtttgttcttaaatccttccatagctcatttcatgggcttaaaccccttataatcataatatgggaacatgtaatctcatatatcctaaggtAACTCCCGTTTCCACGATTAGAACAACTAACGCCTAACAaatctcaacggacgaaactacgaggtgtaacagtggtACTGACATTTAGTGAGGTGGATGCCACGCGGCATGCCACCTCAACGCCGCTAACACATTTTATCCCCcctttatttgttcttccacTACTAAAACTTCCTTCCCCTCCACCGCCATTACTGCCACCATCAGTAAGAACAAATTATGGTGAGAAAGGAAAGAGAAGTAAGGCTCAATTCTGTCAGATGGGTCTACAGAGAAATCGATTTTTTTCCAATCAAACACAGTAAAATCAACAAGGACTACTAGTGTTCTTGAATTCTATGAAATGGGTCTCCAACAAAATCaatcttttcccctttttccttttacaATGCAGTGCTCACCAAATGGGTTCACACGAAAAATATTACTGTTACAATCCGCTTTTATGTTCTCGCATAAAAAGTTCTCATAACTTTGGCTCTTTGTCGTGAACAaacagagtcgccacctaatttattgaaTGAGAATTAGGAAACCAGTTTAAAggtgatttttttaaaacaaaacctttaaataaaaatcCAGAGAAATGGGTaaaggttctggtgatcccccggggaaggtgttaggcaccccggtattaagtaTTCGCCAAATGCGGATTACCTACGGATCTAACATTTTATGGCTAAAAATTGTAAAACTTGTTTGTAAAAATGTGTTTAAATAGCCATATGTATAAGGTTTGAAAGAGGCATATCAtggttttaattaaaaatggaagcatatattattttattttattttttggaaaatgaaCTTTTTAGGTTGTCGTTTtacttttgaaaatcatttttagaatttaattatgtccttaattcaattaatgaattaattctataatTGGGCTAATTATGAAGGAATTAATACCTTCAAATGAGCAAGGCTTATTAAGACTTTGAATTATAAGTATAATCTAACTTCTTAATTCGTTAGTGAATTCACTTATTTATAACTCAAAAGATACGAGAGATCTTTAAGCTATTTCAACAAGTGTTTTAACTTTGAAAATCATTGTGTTTAGCActttaattatttcattaatccAACTAGTGAATTAACttaataatttgactaatttaagCTTTGTTTGATTATTCATGAGTTCTGgattttgaataaaatattcAACTTCTTGAACTCTTCACGCATATCCTCGCTTTTCTTTCGAAAAATCTGCTTTTGAAACAAATTGCACTTAGGCCTTAAAACTTgatttgaaagttggaaatcaatAATATGAGGCTTAAAGCTTTCTAGAAAAACCCgtttgaaaaaaaatggaatctGAAGCATGTTCCCATCAAATTAATTCTTATTAATTCTAAGAGATGTTGCTTCTTAGATTTTCTCCAAGGAGTTTACTTTGTTAAAAATTCAAAGTTCTGGATGTACTAGAAGCCATTTGAAGAATGTTCTTTTTTGTGATGCTTAATATAAATGTATACGGTAAAATTTGGATTAATGCtagaccggtgagaccggggaTCAAGGGAATCGAGAAACAAGCACGAACGCTTAGACCGGGGGCATTGCATCAAAAGTGGTTGCTCAGAAGAAGTCGGAGGAAAATCGTAAGGTCCGGTTTCTCTGTGGCCGAGTTGATcctggccgttagtccggtttctccatgaccgagttaatcgtggccgttagtccggtttctccatggccgagttgatcgtggccatTAGTCCGGTTGATCAGTTATTCAATTGCCACGTGTCAAGACCGTTCTGCCACATAATGCTGCcaatcgtacgggtgtcagaccgtacaacccaaccttatccttttagggctTTCTTTATTTCAAAAGGGCTTTATGTTGTATGAGAGGCCCAtagggcaaaactataaataggggacacttccctacttttaagggttagATTTTCCGATCTAAAACATTGTaatagaatttatattgaagcgctctctctctctctctctctctctctctctctctctctctctctctctaattttgGTCCGGATTGTAGTGTTCTTTGACTTGATTCAACCAATACGATATAGTACCGcaatatacgtatatatttaGCTCAAATCCATAATATTAACACATTCATCCAAGTTATtaacacatatatttatatataagtcaTTATACACGAATCCACATATATATTCCCCTAAAAATCAAAATAGATCAAAGTTTGTCCACATATcttatacctcacttacaaattcaacttattacctaatttcggggtaaacagtttggcgcccgccgtggggctaggataatagtggtctttgatcTCCTTTAGATTTTGATCATTTCCATTATGACTTAGggattgcattattttttttgttgaatattttagtacaatgtcatcgttcatctcacattttgtgttattttttaaaaaaatcttaattagatagttgtatcttactaggactaaaaaaatatttgaaacacaagttatatattttgtatgaaaacaagtaaaacccGAGAAAATGGACTTTTATTGATATAAGCAAGGTCACGTCAACCGGAATGAGATAAGAACAACGAGATTGTGGTCCTCCCTTAAACCGGTGATAACATTGGGCTAGAAAAGTGAAGCGACTTAAAACTCCGCACCCACCGACCCAaacgagttgatcgtggccgttggtgaTTCGAGGTTGATCGGGCCGTTAGTCGTTAATCGTTATAAAATCGCCACGCGCCAACATCGTGAACCATTGTACCGACGACCGTGCGGTGTCGGACCGTACGTCCCAACTTTATCCttttaggttttctttattctaaataCTTTGTTGTATACAAGGCCCGGATAcacaaaactataaatagggggcattttcctacttttaagggttagctttttcaagatcaagaacattgtaatagaaattATATATTACCTCTAATATTATCGGTGGCATTTTGtgcttattcttccaatatAGTTGGCTTAATCATAAACATTTGTATCTTGATTCGAATCAAATGTTGTTCACATACATATTATAACACGCAAACCTATAATTATTCCCTATAACCCCAAAATAGATTACGCAATCCTagcttacaaattcaattggttGCTAAATTCAAAAATGATGGCGCCACccggggctaggataatagtggtcttttAATCTTGGCTTCTCTTTTACCCGTTAAGTCTTAAGAATCTTTTGTTCATCTCTCgtgaaaacggaccaaatggCACGGATGGTCGTCAACAACAATgagattgtggccgaaaatgagaaATGGGCTACGGGGCTTACCGCGAGATCCCATCGACCCAAATTCCGTTGATTCGAGGGAGGGCCTCAACCGGCAACACCGTGAACCGAGGGAGAATGCGATCGAACTCACATCGGTTACTTTGTCCCGCCCAAGCGGAAAGTAGACTCCGGATGATGTTAACTTacgtttaatttttaaaatgttgcAGAACGAGAGAATTATTATAACGAGCAAGGAGTCGCGATCGAGCCGGGCATAAAGTAAAAATGATGATACGACCCCGGAGAGGACGAAAGGTGGGCTCCCGATTCCGAAAGGACGGATGATCGAGAGTAACATGGTTCGTCGAGCCTTTTCGAAACGTTGGTGAGCGGGTAGACTCGAGAAGAGGGTGGaaacatataactctcgggtcGATCCGGGGGCTCCCCGAAAGGAGGTTCGAAGAGGTACAAGGCCTTTTCCCCGAGTGCGGCTCGAAATGATCCGAAATCATGGGATATCGGAGAAGTATGATCGCACAACCGACCCTCGGGAACACGTGACTTCATACACACActtgtgccataaaaggcaatgacgtcgaagaggatgaaattgaatcCGTTGTTAAAAAAGTTTGGAGAAACTCGTCGAAGGAGCATTGACTTGGTACGACCATCTacccgagcattcaatcacttctttcgaaatgctcgcGGATGCATTCATAAAAGCTCATGCCGGTGCCAAAAAGGTGCAGGCCCGTAAGGCGGATATTTTTCGCatagcccaaagggatgatGAGTTATTACGAGAATTCGTCAACCGGTTCCAAAGAGAACGGATGGAGCTCCCTCCGGTTCCGGAGGAATGGGCTGCGCAAGCTTTTACCAAAGGGCTTAATCCTCGAAGCTCGACGGCCTCGTTCAAACTAAAAGAAAATTTGTTGGAATACGAGGCTGTGACCTGGGCTGATGTTCACAACAGGTACGAATCAAAAGATTCGGATGGAGGATGACCAGCTTGAACTCCCCACGGGACCCGTAAATATAAGCAAAAGCTCAGAGAGATCGAGAAAAAATTACGAGCCGGAGTCCAgaccatcgagggaaaggtacaagccatacTCTCATTCAAAAAAGCCAAGTTTCGGTCAAAAAAATCGAGGATTGGTCCCGGCCAATTCTCCGGCGGGAGATAAACGAACGAGCGGCCATCGAACGATCGAGGTCTATCATTTAGAAGTGATGCGGGAGCTCGGCTACCAACGAGAGACGCCAAGGATATCAGAATACAACTTTAGTGTCAATACCTCGGATCTAGTCTCGGCCATAGGTCGTATCGCAGAAGCAAGGTGGCCGAGACCATTGAGATCAGATCCCAATCAGCGAGATCCAAACATGATATGTGAATACCACGGAACTCATGGGCACAGAACAGAAGACTATCGCCAATTAAAAGAGGAGGTGGCCCGTTTACTAAAAAATGGTCACCTTCGTGAATTCCTGAGCGAGCGGGCAAAAGGTCACTACAAGGAAAAGAAGTCAAACAAACGGGTTGAACCGGTGGAACCTCagcatataatcaacatgataatcgggggTATGGATGCGCCTCGGAGCCCGGTGATGAAACGGACAAAGGTTTCCATTGTACTCGAGAAGCGCAGCCGGGATTACATGCTCGAAGGTTCCATCTCATTCAGCAACGAggatgcagaaggcatcattcaaccgcacaatgatgctttggtaatttctattcttatttttaaatcacaagtc from Lycium ferocissimum isolate CSIRO_LF1 unplaced genomic scaffold, AGI_CSIRO_Lferr_CH_V1 ctg15542, whole genome shotgun sequence encodes:
- the LOC132042478 gene encoding uncharacterized protein LOC132042478 → MRELGYQRETPRISEYNFSVNTSDLVSAIGRIAEARWPRPLRSDPNQRDPNMICEYHGTHGHRTEDYRQLKEEVARLLKNGHLREFLSERAKGHYKEKKSNKRVEPVEPQHIINMIIGGMDAPRSPVMKRTKVSIVLEKRSRDYMLEGSISFSNEDAEGSSANIIRWRVVEQLRLLDQIVPVARVLSGFNMASETTKGEISLPVNIDGTIQQTVFYVIEGDMKYNALLGRPWIHSMRAVPSTLYQLLKFPTLEVVKTI